The following is a genomic window from Clostridium fungisolvens.
TATATTCCCACTTTTGCATACCCTTCCTCCTAATTACCTTTATCATATAATTAATAACATTCATACTTTGTTAACTTGAATTATTTTACTTAAATATTATAATATACAAAATTATAGCATATAGTCTGTCCAAAATAATACAATTTAGTTACATAAAAACATCCTTCATAGAATTGTTAAAATTTATATTAAATAATCGGATTATCTTATCCACTGAGCAGATAGTTTACTTAATTGTTTATCATCAAATAAAGTTTTTTGTGAATATTTCACTTTCTAAATTGTCTTTTATTGCGACGAAAAAACACCACATAGTTCAATTGTGAATAATGCAGTGTTTTTGATGGACATCAAATTTTATTTGTTTTAAAAAGCTTCTTTTACTCTTTAGGTTGAAGCTCTTCCTTTGGAAAATACCCTGCTTGCGTAAAATGATTTAATGTAGTAACTTCATTTAAATACCCTTTTATTTCATACTGAAGCCTAGTAACATCTATATTTTTATTGTCTTTATAACTTTCCAAAGGGATAAAACAAAATAGTAGCACCTCTTCATTTGGCTTAATATCTAATTTATTTCCTGTTGTTTCGAATTTAGCTTCACTTGCTCTTGCACTATTACCCTCAGTAATTGTATATCTAACATATAATGAATTTTGTTTTATGACATAGTCGCTATTATTTTTTAGAGTTATTGAGCAAGCAATACCTGATGGCATATGTTGTATAGTTTTTATATGGATACTTGCCCATGTGGTATTAGAATAATCAATTAACTTACTATCTTTTTTGATATTATTACCTATGGCGAATCCAACATAGGCTGATATGATAACACATAAGATAAATAAGCAACTTAATATAATATTTATTCTTTTCATCTTAACCCTCAATCGTTTTTTAATATTTTTTATCTGAATTACATATTATTTTTATAAGATTTTCTTTATAATCCTTTAATATCTTTAGTAAAGCTATCTCTTTCTTCTTGATTTTCAAAAATATTGAACCAATCACATATTTCAATGGCAAAATCAATAAAGGCTATTCCTTGGGCGGTTATAATATTTCCGTCTCTTACAACTCTTTCTTCAACGAAGTTTTCTCTTGGAAAAGGATCTTTTTCTCCAAAAACTTCAATATGTTTTTCAGTCCATTCAACAGCAGGGGTAGTGTACTTCACATTATCAAGAATGCCTGCTTTTGCTAGAAAAATTGTACCTGCACCACAAATACCAGCTATTAATTTTCCTTTTGAATTCAAATTGTTAATTAATTGTATTAGTTCATGCCTTGTGTCTCCATACCAGCCTCCACAAATAATTAACCCTTCTACATCTTCGTTTAATACATCCTTTACCAATGCTGTTGGTTTGTACAAAAATCCAGAACGGCTTTTAATTATTTTATCTTCATATGCAATTGTAATTATCTCTTTGCCTTCGCCTGCACCCAATATGTGAGTAATAAAGGTTATTTCATAATCTGTCATTCTATCAAAAATAAACACTAAT
Proteins encoded in this region:
- a CDS encoding DJ-1/PfpI family protein is translated as MKKILVFIFDRMTDYEITFITHILGAGEGKEIITIAYEDKIIKSRSGFLYKPTALVKDVLNEDVEGLIICGGWYGDTRHELIQLINNLNSKGKLIAGICGAGTIFLAKAGILDNVKYTTPAVEWTEKHIEVFGEKDPFPRENFVEERVVRDGNIITAQGIAFIDFAIEICDWFNIFENQEERDSFTKDIKGL